One Natranaerovirga hydrolytica genomic region harbors:
- the priA gene encoding primosomal protein N', with amino-acid sequence MAQRFADIIVDVLHQDLNKTFQYIIPESIQDDIKIGSSVHIPFGKGNKNIRGFVINITNEPQIDPSKLKAIIQLSQKEVGIEEQLIQLAIWISKKYGSTLISALKTVLPIQQKVKHQNNKYINLRVSKEEASKKLIEYKNKKYVAMARLLEHLLENDVLEHKFVSNQLKISRQTIERLEQQEIIQTTTEKIYRKPHKFEKNNRLTVPTTQQNHIIDTVIENMQKNMQKTYLLHGITGSGKTEIYIRLIENVLKDHKQGIVLIPEISLTHQTVKRFYERFGSKVGVIHSRLSQGERYDQYIQAKNGEIQIMVGPRSALFAPFNNLGIIIIDEEHESTYKSDTTPKYHAREVAIKRAEMSKASVVLGSATPSIESYYNAMKGHYHLLEINERIENRPLPQVTIIDMREELEQGNKTMLSEQLHRSIEERLQKKEQIIIFINRRGYSRFVSCRQCGFVLKCNHCDVAYTYHNNHKLICHYCGDETVSPKVCPSCQSKYIKQFGIGTQQVEAYLNKTFPNSKILRMDMDTTTKKNSYEKILTGFYNQEADILIGTQMVAKGHDFPNVTLVGVLAADLSLYMNDFRANERTFSLLTQVAGRAGRAEKAGEVLVQTYSPDHYSIGYAQKQDYKGFYNEEIAFRELMGYPPFSNIMALLLVSKDEKEVIKQSYDLANTIKKVVDANDYDVIGPSPAFISKINNLYRQVIYIKSKEYNYLLRLKKYIDTHFKNNSQYNNTNIQFDYNPLFSY; translated from the coding sequence ATGGCCCAACGATTTGCTGATATTATCGTAGATGTGTTACATCAAGATCTTAACAAAACATTCCAATATATTATTCCAGAATCTATCCAAGATGACATAAAGATTGGAAGCTCTGTTCATATCCCTTTTGGAAAAGGGAATAAGAACATAAGAGGTTTTGTTATTAACATAACAAATGAACCACAGATTGATCCATCCAAATTAAAAGCTATTATTCAGCTTAGTCAAAAAGAAGTCGGTATAGAAGAACAGTTAATTCAATTAGCCATTTGGATTAGTAAAAAATATGGTTCAACACTTATATCAGCACTTAAAACTGTTTTACCCATCCAACAAAAAGTAAAACACCAAAATAATAAATACATTAATCTAAGGGTGTCAAAAGAAGAGGCAAGTAAAAAATTAATAGAATATAAAAATAAAAAATACGTTGCTATGGCTCGATTACTAGAACATTTGTTAGAAAATGATGTGTTGGAGCATAAATTTGTAAGCAATCAATTAAAAATATCCAGGCAAACAATAGAGCGCTTAGAACAACAGGAAATTATACAAACAACAACAGAAAAAATATATAGAAAACCTCATAAATTTGAAAAAAATAATCGTTTAACGGTACCCACAACTCAACAAAATCATATTATTGATACAGTCATTGAGAATATGCAAAAAAACATGCAGAAAACTTACTTGTTACACGGCATAACTGGGAGTGGAAAAACGGAGATCTATATCCGTTTAATAGAAAATGTTTTAAAAGATCATAAGCAAGGCATTGTATTAATTCCCGAAATATCTCTTACCCATCAAACGGTTAAAAGGTTCTATGAGCGATTTGGAAGCAAAGTAGGTGTGATTCATAGTAGACTATCCCAAGGCGAAAGATACGATCAGTATATACAAGCTAAAAATGGTGAAATACAAATTATGGTGGGTCCTCGCTCAGCATTGTTTGCACCTTTTAATAATTTGGGTATAATTATAATAGATGAAGAACATGAAAGTACTTATAAAAGTGATACAACTCCGAAATACCATGCAAGAGAGGTTGCAATAAAGAGAGCAGAGATGTCCAAGGCAAGTGTTGTATTAGGTTCGGCTACACCATCAATAGAATCCTATTACAATGCCATGAAGGGACATTACCATTTGCTAGAAATCAATGAGCGTATTGAAAATAGACCTTTACCTCAAGTAACCATTATAGATATGCGAGAAGAATTGGAACAAGGCAATAAAACCATGTTAAGTGAACAGCTTCATCGTTCAATAGAAGAAAGGCTTCAAAAAAAAGAGCAAATTATTATCTTTATCAATAGAAGAGGGTATTCTAGATTTGTTTCTTGTAGACAATGTGGATTTGTATTAAAATGTAATCATTGTGATGTGGCGTATACCTATCATAATAATCATAAATTAATTTGTCATTACTGCGGAGATGAAACCGTATCGCCAAAAGTATGTCCAAGTTGTCAATCCAAATACATTAAACAATTTGGCATTGGAACACAGCAAGTAGAAGCTTATTTGAATAAAACATTTCCAAACAGTAAAATATTAAGAATGGATATGGACACGACGACAAAGAAAAACAGTTATGAAAAAATACTCACTGGTTTTTATAATCAAGAAGCAGATATTCTTATTGGTACTCAAATGGTGGCTAAAGGACATGATTTTCCAAATGTCACGTTGGTAGGTGTTTTGGCAGCAGACTTATCATTGTATATGAATGATTTTAGAGCCAATGAAAGAACCTTTAGTTTATTAACACAAGTAGCAGGCAGGGCTGGTAGAGCAGAGAAGGCCGGTGAAGTATTGGTTCAAACCTATTCGCCAGACCACTACAGCATTGGATATGCACAAAAGCAAGATTATAAAGGATTTTATAATGAAGAAATTGCTTTTAGAGAATTGATGGGATACCCACCATTCTCTAATATTATGGCTTTGTTATTGGTTTCAAAAGATGAAAAAGAAGTGATTAAACAATCTTATGATTTAGCCAATACTATAAAAAAAGTGGTGGATGCTAATGATTATGACGTGATTGGTCCTTCACCAGCTTTTATATCAAAAATCAATAATTTGTACCGACAAGTCATTTATATTAAATCAAAAGAATACAATTATTTATTAAGATTAAAAAAATATATAGACACACACTTTAAAAATAATAGTCAATACAATAATACAAATATACAATTTGATTACAATCCATTATTTAGTTATTAA
- the rpoZ gene encoding DNA-directed RNA polymerase subunit omega, translating into MLHPSYSDLMEVANENVEIGEEPVVKSRYSIVIATSKRARQLIDGDEVLVHTQINKPLSVAVEEFYQGKIFITAKNEIEF; encoded by the coding sequence ATGTTACATCCATCGTATTCAGATTTAATGGAAGTTGCAAATGAAAATGTTGAAATAGGTGAGGAGCCAGTTGTAAAAAGTAGATATTCAATTGTAATTGCTACATCAAAAAGAGCTAGACAACTCATTGACGGAGATGAAGTTTTAGTTCATACACAGATTAATAAGCCATTATCAGTGGCCGTTGAAGAATTTTATCAAGGAAAGATATTTATAACCGCAAAGAACGAAATTGAATTTTAA
- the gmk gene encoding guanylate kinase yields the protein MNKEGILIVLSGFSGSGKGTITKKLIEEYHYSVSISATTRKPREYEKNGREYFFFEENEFVRMIDNQAFIEWAQYLDNYYGTPKQYVEEQLKAGKDVILEIEMVGALAVKEMYPEAVLIFITPPGIKELKNRLMSRGTESIEVINKRLRRSYDEADVIHKYDYLMVNDDLEKCVKDIHAIIQYEHNKPIRNKEIINQLKNELENIVKGDD from the coding sequence ATGAATAAAGAAGGAATATTAATCGTATTATCTGGATTCTCTGGTTCAGGTAAAGGTACAATAACTAAGAAATTAATTGAAGAATACCATTATAGTGTATCTATATCTGCAACAACAAGAAAACCAAGAGAATATGAAAAAAATGGAAGAGAATATTTCTTTTTTGAAGAAAATGAATTTGTAAGAATGATAGATAATCAAGCCTTTATTGAATGGGCACAATATCTTGACAATTATTATGGTACGCCTAAACAATATGTTGAAGAACAACTAAAAGCAGGTAAGGATGTTATCCTAGAAATTGAGATGGTCGGTGCATTAGCCGTTAAAGAAATGTATCCTGAAGCGGTACTAATATTTATAACCCCACCAGGTATTAAAGAATTAAAAAATCGTTTGATGAGCCGTGGAACAGAATCCATAGAAGTTATTAACAAGCGCTTAAGAAGATCTTATGATGAAGCAGATGTTATTCATAAGTATGATTACTTAATGGTTAACGATGATTTAGAAAAATGTGTTAAAGACATCCATGCTATCATACAATATGAACACAACAAACCAATTAGAAACAAAGAAATTATCAATCAATTAAAAAATGAATTAGAAAACATAGTAAAGGGAGATGATTAA
- the remA gene encoding extracellular matrix/biofilm regulator RemA yields MIKLINIGFGNIVNANRVISIVSPESAPIKRIIQTARDDGLLIDATYGRRTRAVIVTDSGYVILSAIQPETVAHRIDSKDNNIDNIIEE; encoded by the coding sequence ATGATAAAACTCATTAACATAGGGTTTGGTAATATAGTAAATGCCAATCGTGTTATTTCAATTGTTAGTCCCGAATCTGCACCCATAAAGAGAATTATACAAACGGCAAGAGATGACGGATTATTGATTGATGCAACTTATGGTAGAAGAACAAGGGCTGTCATTGTGACAGACAGTGGATATGTTATTTTATCCGCTATTCAACCAGAAACAGTTGCACATAGAATAGACTCTAAAGATAATAATATAGACAATATAATAGAAGAGTAA
- a CDS encoding YicC/YloC family endoribonuclease — MIKSMTGFGRYENIDEERKVIIEIKAVNHKYCDINIRMPKKLIVFENAIRNLIKQYVKRGKIDLYITYEDYAKGAYKVKYNEDLAMEYLSTFSQMNKVFDIENDIKVSHLSRFPEIISLEESSVDEETLLGIINDAITKALVKLVETRTTEGNHLKIDIEKKLTKMKSALNSIKAYAPKVVENYQCKLETRLNELLKDHSIDENKIATEVAFFADKACIDEEIVRLESHMTTMKDTLQKSEDIGRRLDFIAQEMNREANTILSKANDINVSNIGIELKSEIEKIREQIQNIE; from the coding sequence TTGATAAAAAGTATGACAGGTTTTGGAAGATATGAAAATATAGACGAAGAAAGAAAAGTTATTATAGAAATTAAAGCTGTCAATCATAAATATTGCGACATCAATATTAGAATGCCTAAAAAACTGATTGTATTTGAGAATGCCATTAGAAATCTTATTAAACAATATGTAAAAAGGGGAAAAATAGACTTATACATTACTTATGAAGATTATGCTAAAGGTGCTTATAAAGTAAAATATAACGAAGATTTGGCAATGGAATACTTAAGTACATTTTCTCAAATGAATAAGGTGTTTGATATAGAAAACGATATAAAAGTTTCCCATCTATCAAGATTTCCTGAAATCATTTCGTTAGAAGAAAGTTCTGTTGATGAAGAAACCCTTTTGGGAATCATAAATGATGCTATAACCAAAGCGTTGGTTAAATTAGTAGAAACAAGAACCACAGAAGGCAATCACTTAAAAATAGATATTGAAAAAAAATTAACGAAGATGAAAAGTGCCTTAAATTCAATTAAAGCTTACGCACCTAAAGTAGTAGAAAACTATCAATGTAAATTAGAGACAAGGCTTAATGAGTTATTAAAAGATCATTCAATAGATGAAAATAAAATAGCTACAGAGGTTGCTTTTTTTGCAGACAAAGCGTGTATAGATGAAGAAATTGTTCGATTGGAAAGCCATATGACTACAATGAAAGATACCTTGCAAAAAAGTGAAGATATTGGTAGAAGATTAGATTTTATCGCTCAAGAAATGAATCGTGAAGCCAATACCATATTGTCAAAAGCCAATGATATTAATGTATCTAATATTGGTATAGAATTAAAATCCGAGATTGAAAAAATAAGAGAACAAATACAAAATATTGAATAA
- a CDS encoding Rqc2 family fibronectin-binding protein yields the protein MALDGVVIANVVSELNEKLLNGRISKVYQPENDELLLVIKNNRGTYKLVLSAQASLPLLYLTDENKTNPMTPPNFCMFLRKHIGSGKIIKITQPNFERIVEFHIEHLNELGDLCTKRLIIEIMGRHSNIIFCDDHLILESIKHISHNISSVREVLPGREYVYPPNQNKKNPLEISDNDFKNIFVNNTQPVYKAIYTSLNGISPLIAQEICFRAQIDANHNAKDLDSDEIELLLTAFTTIMMKVKNNVFEPSIYYQNDMPTDFSGFKLDSLSALNSEVYDSISTVLQDFYGSKAILGRIKQKSTDIRKILSNALERSYKKYDLQVKQLQDTSKREQCKLYGELILSNAYTIKQGQTQVDVLNYYDNTTINIPLDPTLTAAQNSKKYYDRYNKLKRTYEALNTQVEETKKELAHLESINNALDFADKEDDLIHIKKELIEYGYIKKKLKEKKTNNLPSHPIHYISSDGYDIYVGKNNAQNDYLSFKFASNNDWWFHTKDFPGSHVIVKSKGDELPDKTLEEAAAVAAYYSKARQSSKVSVDYTLKKHLKKPNGSKPGFVIYHTNYSMLADPSIKGLELVTN from the coding sequence ATGGCTTTAGATGGTGTTGTAATAGCTAATGTAGTATCTGAATTAAATGAAAAATTATTAAATGGGCGTATTTCTAAAGTTTATCAACCTGAAAATGATGAACTTTTATTGGTTATAAAAAATAATAGAGGGACTTATAAATTGGTACTATCTGCACAAGCCAGCTTACCCTTGCTTTATTTGACCGATGAAAACAAAACCAACCCTATGACGCCACCTAATTTTTGTATGTTTCTTAGAAAACATATTGGCAGTGGTAAGATTATAAAAATTACTCAACCTAATTTTGAACGAATCGTTGAGTTTCATATAGAACATCTCAATGAATTAGGTGACTTATGTACAAAGAGATTGATTATAGAGATTATGGGACGTCACAGCAATATTATTTTTTGTGATGACCACCTTATATTAGAAAGCATCAAACATATTTCCCATAATATTAGTTCTGTTAGAGAAGTTTTACCTGGTAGAGAATATGTTTATCCACCTAACCAAAACAAAAAAAATCCCCTTGAAATCAGTGATAATGATTTCAAAAATATTTTTGTTAATAATACACAACCTGTATATAAAGCTATTTATACTTCTTTAAACGGTATAAGTCCATTAATTGCACAAGAAATCTGTTTTAGAGCTCAAATAGATGCTAATCATAATGCTAAAGACTTAGATTCTGATGAAATAGAACTACTTTTAACTGCCTTTACTACTATTATGATGAAGGTGAAAAATAACGTATTCGAACCTAGTATTTATTATCAAAACGATATGCCAACAGATTTTTCAGGTTTTAAACTAGATAGTCTTTCTGCCTTAAATTCTGAAGTTTATGATTCAATCTCCACTGTATTGCAGGATTTTTATGGAAGCAAAGCTATTTTAGGCCGAATCAAGCAAAAATCAACGGATATTAGAAAAATATTATCTAATGCCTTAGAACGTAGCTATAAAAAATATGACCTTCAAGTAAAACAATTACAAGATACTTCAAAAAGGGAACAGTGCAAGTTATATGGTGAATTGATTTTATCTAATGCTTATACCATTAAGCAAGGACAAACCCAGGTAGATGTTTTAAATTATTATGATAATACTACGATAAATATTCCTTTAGACCCAACTTTAACGGCTGCTCAAAATTCAAAGAAATACTATGACCGATACAATAAATTAAAACGAACTTATGAAGCATTAAACACCCAGGTTGAAGAAACAAAAAAAGAACTTGCTCACTTAGAATCTATTAATAATGCCTTAGATTTTGCTGATAAAGAAGATGATCTGATTCACATCAAAAAAGAGCTTATTGAATACGGTTATATTAAAAAGAAATTAAAAGAGAAAAAAACGAATAATTTACCTTCTCATCCTATCCATTATATTTCTTCAGATGGCTATGATATCTACGTAGGTAAAAATAATGCTCAAAATGATTATTTATCTTTTAAATTTGCTTCTAATAACGATTGGTGGTTCCATACAAAAGATTTCCCTGGTTCTCATGTGATTGTTAAATCAAAAGGTGATGAATTGCCAGATAAAACGCTAGAAGAAGCCGCCGCCGTAGCTGCTTATTATTCAAAAGCTAGACAGTCTAGTAAAGTATCTGTTGATTATACTTTAAAAAAGCATTTAAAAAAACCTAATGGTTCGAAACCTGGATTTGTTATTTATCACACCAATTATTCTATGTTAGCTGACCCTTCCATTAAGGGATTAGAATTAGTTACTAACTAA
- a CDS encoding spore coat protein, which yields MQEKDMVSDALNQLKSSLTNYSTAISECDNPQLRQTLQQIRNQCEQSQFELYQMAKTKNYYEPASQANPQEIQQIRSQHQGQGMS from the coding sequence ATGCAAGAAAAAGATATGGTAAGTGATGCATTAAATCAACTTAAAAGTAGTTTAACAAATTACTCTACAGCAATTTCTGAATGTGATAATCCTCAGTTAAGACAAACATTACAACAAATAAGAAATCAATGTGAGCAATCACAATTCGAGTTATATCAAATGGCCAAAACTAAAAATTATTATGAGCCAGCGAGTCAAGCAAATCCTCAAGAAATACAACAAATACGCTCTCAACACCAAGGTCAAGGAATGAGCTAA
- the spo0A gene encoding sporulation transcription factor Spo0A yields MSRIKVAIVDDNEKMCYLLEEILKSEDDIEVVGKAHNGVEGVKLIKSKEPDVVLLDIIMPQLDGLGVLESVIKDDQVEKAPVFIMITAIGQERITENALNLGAEYYIMKPFDNETIIRRIKQLKGRLELFNHDRKRSSIFESSNKYTTRNLETEVTSIIHEIGVPAHIKGYQYLRDAIIMSINDMEILNSITKLLYPSIAKRHNTTPSRVERAIRHAIEVAWSRGKMDTIDKLFGYTINNGKGKPTNSEFIALISDKLRLELRVS; encoded by the coding sequence TTGAGTAGAATAAAAGTAGCAATTGTAGATGACAATGAAAAAATGTGTTATCTTTTAGAAGAAATACTAAAATCAGAAGACGACATTGAGGTGGTTGGAAAAGCACACAATGGGGTGGAAGGTGTAAAATTAATAAAGTCAAAGGAACCTGATGTTGTATTATTAGATATTATTATGCCACAACTAGATGGTTTAGGTGTATTAGAATCGGTTATAAAAGATGATCAGGTTGAAAAAGCACCTGTTTTTATAATGATTACAGCTATTGGACAAGAAAGAATCACTGAAAACGCACTTAATTTAGGGGCAGAGTATTATATTATGAAACCTTTTGACAACGAAACCATTATAAGAAGGATTAAGCAGTTAAAAGGTCGCTTAGAATTATTTAATCACGACAGAAAAAGATCATCCATATTCGAATCATCCAACAAATATACCACTAGAAATCTTGAAACAGAGGTTACCAGTATTATACATGAGATTGGTGTACCAGCTCACATAAAAGGCTATCAATACTTAAGAGATGCGATTATTATGTCAATTAACGATATGGAGATATTAAATTCCATCACAAAGTTATTATATCCATCCATAGCTAAAAGACATAATACAACACCTAGTCGAGTTGAAAGAGCAATACGACACGCTATTGAAGTGGCTTGGAGTAGAGGTAAAATGGATACTATAGATAAATTGTTTGGTTATACAATAAACAATGGCAAAGGCAAGCCAACCAACTCGGAATTTATTGCATTGATTTCTGATAAATTAAGATTGGAATTAAGAGTTAGTTAA
- the spoIVB gene encoding SpoIVB peptidase, with product MKDRKKVYRRCLILATIFSLIFTIIYSSNQYINLYIPDEIKLMEGRIENFDFNINMPLEAKITSEKQGVVSVNESNVPQDQINISLNESFTIQSNEVNEMTANVKLFGIIPIKEVKVDVIPQTEIIPAGLTVGVIVSTEGVMVLGTGEVKGDDGISYEPATGILKSGDYITKADNNTIQSKEELVEYINEKGDGEINFTIKRDGQEQNVNITPIESNGSYKLGIWVRDDTQGIGTVTYVDPISKTFGALGHGITDADTKQLINILEGDLLETKITSITKGQKGFPGEISGMIINDSKNKLGTVSKNTEYGIFGDVEETIYNYIEKEPLAIGLKHEVEVGPAIIKSCVDDTIREYQIEITKVFLGNNDVNKGMIIEVVDENLIDKTNGIVQGMSGSPIVQNDKIIGAVTHVFVQDSTKGYGTFIENMLNASNQ from the coding sequence ATGAAGGACAGAAAAAAAGTATATAGACGATGCTTAATACTAGCAACAATATTTTCACTAATTTTTACTATTATATATAGTTCCAATCAATATATTAATTTATACATCCCAGATGAAATCAAACTCATGGAAGGTAGAATTGAGAACTTTGATTTTAATATTAATATGCCATTAGAAGCCAAAATAACTTCAGAAAAACAAGGTGTTGTAAGTGTTAATGAATCCAATGTGCCTCAAGATCAAATAAACATTAGCTTAAACGAATCATTTACAATACAATCAAATGAAGTCAATGAAATGACAGCCAATGTGAAATTATTTGGTATTATACCCATTAAAGAAGTAAAAGTAGATGTTATACCACAAACAGAAATTATACCAGCAGGATTAACAGTAGGTGTTATTGTTTCAACAGAAGGTGTCATGGTCCTTGGAACAGGTGAAGTTAAAGGTGACGACGGAATATCCTATGAACCAGCAACAGGTATATTAAAATCAGGAGATTATATTACAAAAGCGGATAATAACACAATACAGTCAAAAGAGGAATTGGTTGAATACATTAATGAAAAAGGTGATGGGGAAATTAACTTCACGATTAAAAGAGATGGACAAGAACAAAATGTCAATATTACGCCTATAGAAAGTAATGGCAGCTATAAATTAGGGATATGGGTGAGAGATGATACCCAAGGTATTGGAACAGTTACTTACGTAGATCCAATCTCAAAAACCTTTGGTGCATTAGGACATGGTATAACAGATGCAGATACAAAACAACTTATTAATATATTAGAGGGGGATTTATTAGAAACTAAAATTACAAGCATTACAAAAGGTCAAAAAGGATTTCCAGGTGAGATTTCAGGAATGATTATTAATGATTCTAAAAATAAGCTAGGAACAGTATCTAAAAATACAGAATATGGAATATTTGGAGATGTAGAAGAAACTATTTATAATTATATTGAAAAAGAACCCCTTGCTATTGGATTAAAACATGAAGTAGAAGTTGGACCTGCAATCATAAAAAGTTGCGTAGATGATACCATAAGAGAATACCAAATAGAAATTACAAAAGTTTTTTTAGGCAATAACGATGTTAATAAAGGTATGATTATAGAAGTAGTAGATGAAAATTTAATTGATAAGACAAATGGTATTGTACAAGGAATGAGCGGTAGTCCAATTGTTCAAAATGACAAAATAATCGGAGCTGTAACCCATGTGTTTGTGCAAGACTCAACAAAAGGATATGGAACTTTTATCGAAAACATGTTAAATGCATCGAATCAATAG
- the recN gene encoding DNA repair protein RecN: MLVHLHVKNLALIDEVEVDFIKGLNILTGETGAGKSIIIDSINSALGAKTSKEIIRTGCEYALIELLFIIEDISVIQVIKDLDIPIDENNEILITRRINLNGRSVFKINGESATALMVKNIASYLMDIHGQHEHQSLLHKNKHIEILDQFCGKQLNEKKTNLSQLYKAYTYIKNQLQEQSLSQEQKQREISFLEFEINEIETAQLKDNEDKAITDQYNKLSNAKEIVEVLNEVYELTGLDTHSNMSASNFIGKGSQLLGQIKKYDPILLSVKEQLENVDNLLNDVNREIVNYIEEMTFDEQEFVQLEERLNTINHLKSKYGDSISDIISYKTAAESKLEKLLDYEAYKNKLEQELANKEKIIQSICNEITQIRLKQSQKVAKDIKKALIDLNFIDVQFEVTIRQLENFNKNGWDDVEFMISTNPGEDIKPLSKVASGGELSRIMLAIKSILASADAIESLIFDEIDVGISGRTAQKVSEKLAVISKDHQVICITHLPQIAAMAEKHFLIEKRTDKKKTNTSIIPLKENEVIHELARLVSGVEITDTVLNSAKEMKQMASQVKAKLT, from the coding sequence ATGTTAGTCCATTTACATGTCAAAAATTTAGCTTTAATTGATGAAGTTGAAGTAGACTTTATAAAAGGTCTAAACATTCTTACAGGAGAAACCGGCGCAGGCAAATCGATTATCATTGACTCTATTAATAGTGCTCTAGGCGCAAAAACATCAAAAGAAATCATAAGAACAGGTTGTGAATATGCATTAATTGAACTATTGTTTATAATAGAAGATATAAGTGTTATTCAAGTCATAAAAGACTTAGACATTCCAATTGATGAAAACAATGAAATATTAATTACTAGAAGAATTAATCTAAATGGGCGCAGTGTTTTTAAAATCAATGGTGAAAGTGCAACAGCTTTAATGGTGAAAAATATTGCCAGTTATTTAATGGATATTCATGGTCAACACGAACATCAGTCTTTGTTGCACAAAAACAAACACATTGAAATATTAGACCAATTTTGTGGCAAACAACTTAATGAAAAAAAAACAAACTTAAGTCAATTATACAAAGCGTACACATACATAAAAAATCAATTACAAGAGCAATCATTAAGTCAAGAACAAAAGCAAAGAGAGATTTCTTTTTTAGAATTTGAAATTAACGAAATTGAAACAGCTCAATTAAAAGATAATGAAGATAAAGCCATTACAGACCAATACAATAAGCTATCTAATGCTAAGGAAATTGTAGAGGTTCTTAATGAAGTGTATGAACTAACAGGATTAGATACTCACTCTAATATGAGTGCTTCAAATTTTATAGGAAAAGGTTCTCAACTATTAGGTCAAATTAAAAAATACGACCCTATATTACTCAGTGTAAAAGAACAGTTAGAAAATGTAGACAACTTATTAAATGATGTTAATAGAGAGATTGTCAATTATATAGAAGAAATGACCTTTGATGAACAGGAATTTGTTCAATTAGAAGAACGGTTAAATACGATCAATCATTTGAAATCGAAATACGGTGATTCAATTTCAGATATTATTTCGTATAAAACAGCTGCTGAGAGTAAGTTAGAAAAATTATTAGACTACGAAGCATATAAAAATAAACTTGAACAAGAATTAGCCAATAAAGAAAAAATCATTCAAAGTATATGTAATGAAATTACTCAGATACGATTAAAGCAGTCACAAAAAGTTGCAAAAGACATCAAAAAAGCATTAATAGATTTAAACTTTATAGATGTTCAATTTGAAGTCACCATAAGACAATTAGAAAATTTCAATAAAAATGGTTGGGATGATGTAGAATTTATGATTTCTACTAATCCTGGTGAAGATATAAAACCATTAAGCAAAGTGGCATCAGGTGGAGAGTTATCAAGAATTATGTTAGCCATAAAATCCATTTTAGCATCAGCAGATGCCATAGAGTCCCTTATATTTGATGAAATAGATGTGGGTATCAGCGGAAGAACTGCTCAAAAAGTTTCAGAAAAATTAGCGGTTATTTCAAAAGATCATCAAGTGATTTGTATCACCCATTTACCACAAATTGCAGCAATGGCAGAGAAACATTTTTTGATTGAAAAAAGAACAGATAAGAAAAAAACAAACACCAGCATCATACCTTTAAAAGAAAATGAAGTGATACACGAATTGGCTAGATTAGTAAGTGGTGTAGAAATAACGGATACTGTATTAAACAGTGCAAAAGAAATGAAACAAATGGCAAGTCAAGTCAAAGCAAAATTAACATAA
- the argR gene encoding arginine repressor encodes MKIERHSKIIQLINEFDIETQDDLAHRLTQAGFNVTQATISRDIRELRLTKVPSTNGKHKYVVLQNQASKLNEKYIRILRDGFLSMDKAQNILVIKTVSGMAMAVAAALDALDFYEIVGCIAGDDTIFCAIRTEDETIKIMEKINRIVSHNN; translated from the coding sequence ATGAAAATAGAGCGGCACTCAAAAATCATACAATTAATCAATGAATTTGATATCGAAACTCAAGATGATTTAGCCCATAGATTAACACAAGCAGGGTTTAATGTGACCCAAGCAACTATCTCTAGGGATATTAGAGAGTTAAGGTTAACCAAAGTCCCTTCAACAAATGGTAAACATAAATACGTTGTCTTACAAAATCAAGCGTCAAAATTAAATGAAAAGTATATTAGAATTCTAAGAGACGGTTTTTTATCTATGGATAAAGCTCAAAATATACTGGTCATTAAAACTGTATCAGGAATGGCTATGGCTGTTGCAGCAGCCTTAGACGCACTTGATTTTTATGAAATAGTAGGCTGTATAGCTGGAGACGATACAATATTTTGTGCCATAAGAACAGAAGATGAAACCATTAAAATAATGGAAAAAATCAATAGAATTGTAAGCCATAATAACTAG